From Faecalicatena sp. Marseille-Q4148:
GTGATATAGTCATCGGCTCCCAACTCATAGCCTTTCAGTTTATCTTCTTCCTCGCTTTTTGCAGTCAACATGATAATGGGAAGGTTACTCATTTCCCTTGCCATCTTGCAGACGGAAAAACCGTCAAGGTGGGGCATCATCACATCCAGTATCATCAAGTCCATGGGATTGTTTTTCAAGATCATTAAAGCGTCCACGCCATCATCAGCCGTAAAGCAGGTGTGGCCGCCTCGATGCATATACTCGACAATAATGCTCTGCATATTCTTTTCATCTTCAACAATCAAAATATTTGCCATATAGAGGAGCCTCCTTTCACTTTTTCTTATATCGTCGGTCAACCGGCTTTTCTGCCTTTTTTGGTATTAGCCAGACAGTAGCCATTTTTACAGCACCGGGGACGCGTCCCTCGGTGCAATAATAGTTTATCATTCGGGTAGAGATACCCCATTTCTTGCTTGCCTCTTTCAGCATCATGTAGTCCAAATAGTTTCCCACCAATATGACTTATTATATTTCTTTTGCTCGAAGAATACAAGGCAAGGAATATGAATAAGAAAGTGACGTATAACTCATATCCAGAAATAGCCATGCACTGTAAGAAAAACTCGGAACACCGGTAGAAAAGATACCTCCTGTCTACACATTTAGGACGATAAAAGTCCACGAATTTCTTCAATCTTAATATGCTTATGAAATTTCCAAACATCTTAAAATCCTGCATATTTTCCCATCTGGTCTGATGAATCAATTTTTCACTTCTGGGAGTATGCCATATCCCCACAAATGGCTATATCATCTTCAATAACAATGATTTTATTCATACGGTTTCATCTCCTAATAATCACTGTTTCTTGGATGAGTCACAAGAGTTCTGTATATCTAAACTCTCCAAATACCCCTCTCCCCAATTGCACATTGCTTCCAATACAGGAATGATACTTTTTCCAAAAGATGTTAAAGAATAGATTGTTTTAGGCGGTTTTTCAGGAATAACTTCTCTTAGTACCATCCCATCGTTTTCCAAATCACGAAGCTGCTGCGAAAGCATTTTAGCCGTTGCTTTTGGAATAAGTCGTTGCAATTCCATGTAATGAAGCGGGTTATCCATTAAATGCCAAAGAATAAGCGGTTTATATTTCCCGCCTATCAAAGATAATGTCGCTTCTACAGGACAATTAAATGGTTCTTGTGGCCGCTGCATAATAGTTCTCTCCTTTCAGATCCAGGCACTTTCCTTTTGGGAACTATCTTCCCTGAAAGTACATTCTTGTAGATTATACTGGTGGTGTTACAATATAGTCAATGGTTGATTTGATAATCTCCCAAATATATAAAGAAAGAGGAATTTAAAATTATGGAATTACTTGAAACTGCAAAGAAACGATTCTCTGTCCGTAGCTATACGGATCAGAAAGTAGAGCCGGAAAAATTAAATAAAATTCTGGAGGCTGCCCATGTTGCCCCGACAGCAGCCAACCTTCAACCGGTTCATCTAATTGTAGCCCAAAGCGATGAAGCACTCGCAAAAATAAGCATGGCAGCAAATATCTATAATGCCCCATTAGCAATCATTGTCTGTGCAGATCACAACAAAGCGTGGGTACGTCCTTTTGACCGGAAACAAACTGGAGATATTGATGCATCCATTTTAACAGACCATATGATGCTTCAGGCAACAGAATTAGGGTTGGGAACCGTATGGGTATGCTTTTTTAAACCAGATGTAATCAAAAAAGAATTTCAACTGCCAGATAATTTGGAACCAATCAATATATTAGTCATCGGGTATGGAAAAGAAACCCCGGCAGACTCAGAACGTCACGTTACTACCCGTATTTCTATGAAAGAATTGGTTTCCTACGACTATTTGTAAAAAATCGTAATTGTATTTCTTTAGAGAGTGTATGTAAAGGGTCGTAAAAATGCTTCACAGAATTGTGACCTACATGATTGCGGCTCTTTTGTTATTCGTTTACTCTCAAAACTGTAAGTGTAATTGAATCCTTCTATTGTTATAATTTAATTGTATTCCAAGTAAATCCCATTCTGTAAAATGCAAGTTTCCGAAATATTTCCGAACTTCCTCCACTCCATTGTTCTCCAAAGTAGGAAATGTTATAATTTGAAATGAACAACAGAATAAAAGTGTCTTCGGGGCAGGGTGAAATTCCCGATTGGCGGTAAAGTCCGCGAGCGTAAAACGCACGATTTGGTGCAATTCCAAAACCAACAGTATAGTCTGGATGAAAGAAGATATGGTTAGGTTTCCACAGATCATGGGAGGTACTTCTCATTTTGTGGTCTAATTATGATATTAGCACCTGAAAGACATTTTCTTTTGGGTGTTAATTTTTTTACCATGGAGGTACTCAATCATGAACACTAAAACAAAAAAAATCACAACTATCGGTATGTTATGTGCTATTACTTATGTTGTAATGGTTATAGGCAGGATACCTGTTATTTTATTTTTCAAGTATGATCCATCTGATGTTGTCGTGACTTTAGGAGGTTTTATTTGGGGACCAATGACTTCCTGCATTGTATCTGTTATTGTGGCAACGATCGAAATGTTAACAGTAAGTGATACCGGAATATTGGGTTGTATCATGAATATAATACAAACACTATCTTTTTCGTGTACGGCATCTGTTATTTATAAAAAAAAGCACACTTTATCTGGTGCAATAATTGGACTGGCATCTGGGTGGCTGATAACAGTTATTATTATGCTACTGTGGAATTATTTAGTGACACCGCTTTATATGGGATATCCTAGAGAAGCTGTTGCAGAATTATTGTTTCCTGCCATTCTTCCCTTCAACTTATTAAAAGGCGGATTAAATGCATCCATTACATTTTTACTGTATAAGCCCATAGTTACTGCATTGAGAAAAAGCAGCTATATTTCTACTGTAGAGAAAGAAGCAAAGCAGAAACATGCTGGACTGTTTATAGTGGCAGGTTTTATTTTTACAACTTGTATTTTGATTATTTTATCAATGAAAGGAATTATATGAGAGGATTAAAATGAAAGAAAATTTGAAACCTATGTATATACTAACAGGAACTGTTGTGCATGGCCGGGGTATTGGAAAGCATGTTGGAACACCTACCGCAAACTTAGAGATAAGAAATAATACAATCTTTCCAGAATCAGGCGTATATGCTGCAAATGTTCTCATAGATAGACAAAGATATTATGGTATTACTCACGTCGGAATGCGACCTACACTTGATAACGATAATACTATTTCAATCGAAACACATATTTTGGATTTTGATAGGGATATATATAGATGTACGATAACTGTCAACCTATATAAAAAGTTAAGAGAAGTAAAAAAATTTAATGAATTATCCTTATTACTTGAACAAATAAGAAGTGACCGATTATCGGTACAAGAATTCTGGGGGTTAAAGCAAATAAATCATACCCTATGCATGGATCTTAAAAGTCATTGCGTAATGATAGATCAACAGGAAGTGTATTTATCAACAAACGAATTTGAAGTCCTTTATATGTTGTACTCGTCTCCTCAAACCACATTTACCAAAAAAGAGATTTATGAAAAGATATGGAATGAACCTACAAATAACCATTTACACGCAGTAGAAAACACAATTTTTCAAATACGTAAAAGACTAAAACCATATTGCAAGGGACAAGAGTATATAAAAACAGTAATTGGATATGGTTACAAGTTTAATTCCAAGTAACACGAAGCTGACCAGTCAACGGTAAGCAAAGCATGTCCACCGTTGACTGGCTCTTGGGCTTTACTGGTGAATCAAGGAACGACAGTAAAAAAGTGATGCCCCCTTTCTGCAGACCTGCCCTGATACTGCAACAGGCGTAAGAAAGAAAATTCTATTATGAAAATGAAAAGTATTTGCTCTTATTTTGGATTATAACACTTGAACATTGAAAGATATTCTCTCTAAACATAGCCTTATCTAAAAGGTTATTCCTATTTTATATTCGTTAAATGCTGTATCTTTGTTACTTTGCATCTTAAAATTAGTCTGGTATCTGAAGAAGAACTACAGGTAGACAATATGACTTCCTCCGGCCAGTCGCAAGACACATCGTCTTCCAAAGCATATATATCATCCCGCATGGACACTTTTTCACACGCTGTTATCTCCAAATGCAAGGTTTTTTCAGGTAAATACAGATATGCAGAACTAGAGTTCTTCCGGAACACAGAATCTTGATACTGCTTCAGATTACTGAACATGCTGCCGTCTTTCATATTATGACCGTATAAGATCACGCGCCGATCTGTAAAATCATCATGGTTTCTATAATCCAGAAAGATACTTCCTGCCTTATTGTTTTCTTTTTGAAAAGTGTGATACAGGTAATACTCGTTATCTTCTCCCTGTGCCACAGGATAATCCACCCCTATCCCCGGAATCTGTATCCAGGCAACTAGATCCTCATTGATTTTACGAAGTCCTTCAAAATCAATTTCCTTCCCTGTTTCCTTTTCCGGTTCATCTCCTGTCATTTTTTCCGGCTGACATACAGGAACTTCTTTTATGTACGCCTTCAGTTCTTCATATTCTTTCTGTCCAACATAATATTCTTTCCCTATATCTATCAGTTTCGCAGCTGCAATTCCAAAGACTGCAATACAAAGCAGTAAAATCATCTTTTCTCCTCTATGACGCATCTCTTTTCCTCCAATAAAAAAAGAGATTGCCACTCACAATTTTAAAGTGACAATCTCCATCGTTACATGTTACATTTTTTCAGCATTATCGTTTATCTTCTCCTTCTGCGGATACGGATTACTATAACCACAATGCCAAGTATCGCTGCTGCCATAATAATCACCGGAATCCATATCTTTGTATGATCACCGGTTTTTGGCGCATCCGGCGGAGGTGTTCCAGGCTTTCTGGTATTTTCAATTTCTTTTGTCACCTCAATGATTTTTGTCTCATCATCCTGATAATCGAATACCACTTCCACCTCCTCTGTGTTTGCTTCATAGCCTTCTAACGGTTTCGTTTCCACAAGAACATATACAATCGGTTCTACATATTTGCCCTCTTCATAAACTGCAATCGGCAGTTCTTCACTCTTTGCAGTTCCATCCTCGCCGGTCACCAGTGTTCCAACTACTTCCCCAGTAGCTTTATTGCGAAGTTCAAATTCTACACCTGCAAGCGGAGCCTTATTTTCCGCATCTGTCTTCTGAACCAGGAGCTGACCGGATGGACGTTCATCTTTCATCTCTACTTTCTGGATTTCTCCCGTTTCTTCTACAACAAAAGGAACATCTGATACAACAAGATATCCTTCCGGGGCTGCCTCTTCATGCAGGATGTATTCGCCCGGTTCTAACGCATACACTTTATGCGGTTCTTTTGTGGAAACCCATTCTTCCACTATGTCCCCGTCCTTATTAAGGATTTGAAGTTTTGCCCCTTCTACTTCCTTTTCATCTGTGATGTCAGTTTTTGTGATTTCTACTACTGTCGGCTGATTTTCAATCTCTTTTGTAAGCGTGATAACCTCCAGTTCTGGGTTCTGATAGGTTGCATCAAAGGACCATGTATCTTCTGTTTTCAGATATCCCGGTGCTGCCTCCAGTTCTTTTACCAGATATTTTCCATGTGGGAGTTCAACGTCAAAGCGGATGCTTCCGTCTTCTGCGGACTCTGTTTTTGCAATCAGAGTACCAGATTCTATAAGTACATTATCTGCAAGATCAACAATATCTTCCTCCGCATACAATCCAAATACTGCTCCCTGTACAGGCTCTTTTGTTTCTTTGGACAATTTCGTAAGAACAAGCTCTATCTTCTGGCGCTTATTTTCAAGTTCCATAGAAACATAATCTACCGCTACTTCCTGTCCCTGATACTTAATTTCAAATTCTTTCGCTTTAGGATCCAAAACAAAATGATGATTTCCAACATCCGTTTCCTTCAGATAATAGGAACCAACCGGCAGATTGTGAAGTGATACAGTTCCCTCTTTTCCGGTCACAAGTTTTGCAACAAGTCCATCTTTTTCATACAACACTTTGCGGTTACCTGCTTCATCTTTCTGCCCATCTGGTGTATAAATCGTTTCTTTTGCATAAACTTCAAAGGTTATACCTTCTGCTCCCTTCTTCTCATATTGGAACATATAGCCGCTGTCTTCTTCTATGACTTCCTCTTTGCCGAAAAATTCACTGATAGAATTTATTGTGCCTGCGATGCCATTTTTCATTTTTGTAAGAAGGGAATCTTCCACATTCTTAGCACCCACAAGATCTTCCCCTGTTTTCTTGATTGTCAGACTGCCTACCGCTTCATCGTTTTGCTGTCGAACTACGACAATATATTTTCCGGTTTCTTCCTCTACTTCATAAGCTGTTTCGGAATTCACAGTGATTGTAATGAAATCGCGCTTTGCATCTTCATAAGCGCCTGTCTGTGACAACTGGTTTAATGGAATATCGCCCTCTCCGTCTTTCAACGCCATTTCATACCCTGGCTGTACATATAAATCAGGAGCTTTTACTTCTTCTATGCGGTAAGTTCCCATCTTTAACTGCTCCGGTGTCATAAGATAACCTTCGTCATTCGTTTCAAATACATCCAGTTCTTTTTCTTCCGGATAGCGCACCTTCATTGTCACATATTCTTTCTTTTTCACATCATAGATTTTATATTGTGCGTGATTATTTAATACCGGAAGATGTGTCTGTGCATCTTCCTTGATAATCTTAAGGAAAAACTGGATTGGTCTATCATCAAAAACACGCCATGGCTGCGGTTCCCTGCTATCTTCGGTAATGGTTACAAGGAATGGATTGATGGTCTGGAGATTTTCTGGAGTTGTAGATTCAAAAACCACATATTTTCCATATGGAAGTTCTGGAGAACGTACAAATCCTTTCTTGTCTGTAAACAGTTCTTCCACCGAAACTTTCTTACCATTCTCGTAATAATGTGCCGTTTCATCTTCTGAATAATCATAGCCGATAAAATCCTCTGCTTTGAAAGCATTTCCTTCCGATGGTTTCAGACTTCCATCTTTTACACCTTTCAGATTCTGGATCAGAAATACTTTAAATCCAGCACCTTTCAAAAGCTCTGTTTCTGTCTGGTTTCCATCCTCTGAAATCTTGATCAGTTCAAATGCCTGTTTTTTTACCGTTTCTTTCACTGTCACATTCCGATGCACGATTGCAACATCCTGTCCTTCATAACCAACTTCCACTGGATAGGCCGTTTCATCCAAAAGATAGCCCTCTCCAGGTGAGATTTCTTTTACATAATAATTTCCCAGATACAGATTCGTAAAATCAACTTTTCCATCTTTGATCACGCCCTGCGCAACCAGATCATCTTTTTTATGGACGTCTTCTGACTTCCCATTCGGATGTTTGATATCCTCTGCTGCATAGAGTCCGTAAACTGCACCATCTAAGTCTGCATCTCCCTGGCTGATATATTCTTCCGCATCTTTATCAATCTTAAACACATGGATTTCCCCTCGAACCTCTTTATTGGAAAACGTATGCGAAAATTCATATGTATAAGTTTTATCATTCTCATACTCAAACAGGAAGTCATACCGGTCAGAACTCATATAATAAGATTCCGGAGCCTGAATCTCTTTCAAATAATAGCGGAAATTGATAGGAATATCTGAATGAAAAGCCGCAGCTCCCTCTTTATCAGAAGTGACCTTCTCAATCAGGGTATCCTTTTTTACCACTACTTTTCCTTCTGCATTGATAATGTCTTCACCTGCATACAGACCGAATACAGCACCCTCTAAAGTCACTTTGTCATTTTCCGATTTCTTTACTGCCTGGACCTTTACCTTTGGTCTGTCATTGATATAAGTTGTCTCCTCCTGTACCAATTCCACCGTCTGCCCGGCATAAGAAAGAGTCACATACTGTGTGCGGTCTGCCTCTGTCTTTCCGATAGTTAGGTCTGCCGGCGCCTTCTGCTCCACAATCTTATACTTTCCTAAATGCAGTTCTTTACTGGTAATGCTTCCGTCTGCTTTTGTTGTCAACTGATCTACCAATTCACCGGATTCATAAATAGGTGTCTTCTGATCCTGACTTACAATTTTTTCTGCTGCATAAATAGAATAACTTGCCTCTCCAAACGGAACCGACTGATATTCAAATTTAAGATTTCCTTCCTGTCCGGATACAGAAGAAAGAACCTCTCCGCTTTTTCGAATTGTGATTTTCCCCTTCTGTTCCTCATTTGAGATAGTCAGGCTCTGTGTTTTCCCTGACTGTAGCTTCACATTGAAAGCCTCCGTATTCAGCTTATATCCATTGGGAACGGATATTTCTTTGAGATATACCGTTTCCTGTGTTTTAGGAATTTCTACCTGCGTTTCTCCTTTTTCATTTGTTGCTGGCATTTCAGTAATCAGCTTGGTGCATTCTTTGTCACTGTAAATTCCAAAAACTGCACCTGCAAGATTTACATTTGTCACATTATCCTTTTTCATAACCTTGACTTTTGCATAATCCATCCATTTTACTTCAAAACTCACCGAATCGCTTTCTTCTTCAAAGAATGTGCCATATCCAATATCCTGAGTAGAACCGCCTGTAGAGACCACAAGAGTTTTCCATTGGGTTCCCATTTTTCCCGCTAAGGAACCGGAGTTCCATGTTCCGGTCACAGTCATCGGCGCACTGAAATAAAAATTTGTACCACCAGGAATTTTTACATTTCCGTTTTTCGTGCTGCCACCGCTATGATACGTTACATTTTCCGGCAGATTCAATGTAATATAATTCCGATGATCTCCCTGCAGCCGAAATTCTTCTGTCCGCTGCACTCCATTGCTTTCGTATGCTTTTGTCGAAGTTGGGGTAAGATCAATGGCTGCTTTAGGTGGCTCTTCCAACCCATTTAGATACTGAATGTAATCCCATAATCCTGAAGCCTTGACGCTTTCAAAAGTACACCCGTAAAATCCATCTGTACCGCAATACGCATAAGAAGCTGCAATATGTGTAAAGATATATTTCAATTTCCAGTCAAAACTCGGCATATAACTGCCAGTAATATCTCCAGGTCCTCCGTATCCATAATAAAGAACTTTCTGCAAAGCCAGATTACTTTCAAAGATATTTGCTACATAATCACTGGACGGCGGCGAAGATTTTGCAGACTCCAGACAATATGCCACATGCCCATTCACCGTAAAATAAGTGGTGGAATAGTTTCCTAAATTAGATGGATACGGAAGTCTTTCTCCTACGACCAGATTCACATTGACAGATCGGTTTTCTGTCATGGTTTCTGGTACTACCGATAAAAAAGAGGCATTCTCCGCAGATACATCCAGCTTTAAGTTCTCCACATTCTCCGGCACTTCCGGTGCTTCTGTCAGTACAGGTTCCGGGTCAGGGTCACTTTCCTCTGTATCCTCTTTTGAACTTTTCTGATTACGGTCTGCTCTTTTGTTCTCTGGTTCACGAGGTCTGACTACAATTTTTCGTGTCAGTTCATAACACGCTCCTTTTTCCGGTGTAACCAGATAAGTTGCAAGGTATGTACCAGGGCGGTCTGCAAAAAATCCCTGTCCATCTTCGCTGACAACATCCATGAATACAGCTTTTTCACCTTTTTTCAAGGCAAGCCCCGTAAAATCTTTTTCGATTTCAAATGATTCCCCCTGCTCAATCGTCAAAGTTTCGGCGGTGGTCTGTTTCTCATTCTCATCGCCTTTTTCCTCCTTTGTTACATTTGTCTCTGATTCTGCTATTCTGCCTTTTGATGCCGCAAATACGGCATTCTCAGACGGAATAAGTGCAGAACAGGATAAAAGAAAAGCCAGCGTTCCCGCCAGCCATCTGTGTTTTCTATGTTTCAATTGCAACGCTCCTTTCCTGTTGGTTTTTGAGTGTGATTGTGTCTTCTTATTTCCCCGAATCTTATGTAGGGCGTTCCCGTATGTGCATATGCTTCATCTCCTTTCCTCTGGCTCATAAATCAGGCCATAAAAAAACGGAACTGCACTCTTACAGTTCCGCTTTTTTATCACCTGATTGTTTTGGGACGTATCATGAATCTGCCAGTTTTACTTTGCATCGTTTCATATAACACGCAATCCCGTATTTTAAAATTTTATCCACTCCGTTCTCCCGGAGTTCTTCATCATATTTCTTTTCCTCTATCTGCTGTAGTGCCCGTTCACAAGCCTGATCAAGATTTCCGTCATTGGCATACTTAACTTCGATAAGAATAACCGTTTCACTGTTTTCAGTTTCAACGAGAATATCGCTGTATCCTTCGCCGCTTTCCTGATTGGACGATACGTACCATTCTTCCTTCACACCCAGGATTCCAAGCAGTATCCCATGATAAAAGTTCTCCTTACTTGCTTTTTTCACAAACGTATCCCGGATACTGATGGTCTTTTTCAGGTAGCTTTCAAAAATTTCTCCTACCTTCGTTTCCTCACCGTTTTTCAGGGCATCACAGAATCGGCTTAATGTATCGCCGTCCTTTGCAACGCTCTCTTTAAAGTATTCCATGATCTGTGTTTCAAAAATATCCCGGATTTCCAGATTCGGTATCGCAAGTTTATACCGTTTTGCATCAACTCTTCCACGCTGTGTCAAATATCCCGTCATAAACAACAGGCTCCAGACGTTCTCTACCGACTGATACATTTCCGGATAGACAAGCTCCTGATGAATCTCTTTTATAATTTCCTCACCGGCAAGCAGATTTTCAATCTCACGTTTGGTTGTAACATTGTCAGACATTTGAATAAATTTCTTAACAGCATCATTACTGCTGGTATTGATCCAATAATTTTCTGGAAAAGAATCTGCATGATCTTTTATTTTATCACAGTAGTTCAATACATCCCAGGGACAATACACTTCTGTACTGCCAAAACGATATCCATCATACCAGCTTTTGATTTCTTCATAATGATCTTCAATTTCATAATACTTCAGCATTTCTTTTACTTCCGTATCTGTAAAACCAAAATATTCATCATAACGTTCATCTGTAATCGATAATACTTTCAGATTATTCAGACCAGTAAAGATACTTTCTTTTGAAATACGCATACACCCGGTCATCACTGCAAATTTCAGACTGTTGTTTGTTTTTAAAACCTGTTCCAACAGATTTCGTATCAAAAATACCATCTGATCATAATATCCATTTTCAAATGCTTTTGCTAACGGAACGTCATACTCATCAATCAGAAGAATTACTTTTGAGTCGTAATGTTTCTCCAAAAGTTCCGACAAAGTTTTTAAACTCAAAAAAAGCGTGGCCTCATCCATATCTTTATCAAGGAGTGCCCGATAATCCTCTTTCTCATCATCATCTAATTTGTCGCTTGTTTTGAGGACTTTTGCTTTTTTTGCAGCACCTTTTATTGTTTCAACCGTTAATCGAAATGCGGTATCATATGATCCAGCGTTAATTCCTTTTAATGATACAAAAATAACAGGATACCTTCCCATATATTCTTCAGACAACTCTGTATCCTTTGATATCTTCAAACCTTCAAAAATACTTTTATCTCCTTCTATGGAAAAAAAGTGCTCCAGCATACTCATATTTAAAGTTTTTCCAAAGCGTCTTGGTCTGGTAAAGAGATTTACCATTCCACCATTACGGAGTAGTTCAGAAATCAATCCCGTTTTATCAACATAATAATAATTATCTTTTATAATCTGCTCAAAATTTTCCAATCCTACCGGAAGGCGTTTCTTTTCTTCACCCATGTTATTCACACTCCTTCTCTGTTGGTTATATTATAACAAAGATCCGCACAAAAGCCTATACCTAACTTTAGTCATAATTCCCGTAATTCCCAGTCATCAATGCCTTTGTAATTTTCCTGCCAGTAACCTTCGTCATCCGTATCCCAAACCGCACGCTTACAGATTAAATCCAGCTTTTCACAAATCTCATAGAGTTTCAGGCAGCCTTTCCGAATATGATTTCGTTTTTCCCTCTTTTTCGGACATTCTCCATTACTGCCTTTACATTTTTCACAAATTTCTTTGTAAGCATGGTCACAGTCTAACCGCATACATTTATCCATATCATTTGCTTCAATGACCACTTTTACTCCTTGTTCTTTTAATCGGTTCAGTGACAATTCCAGTTCCTTGTAATTGGATACGCCTGGATTTCCAAGATATGGCTGCCCGGTTCTCTGAGAAGCTGCTTCGGCTTTTAAAACACCCTCTGTCACATAAACTACAGGAGATTTCAAAGTACCGGAAAGGCTTACCGGACTTCCGGGGGAACAACCTTTTTCCATCTTAGCGCTGCTGAGCCATATATATTTCCGTTTCTGAAAAGGATTATCCAAACGAATCTGAAATGCAACAAGCAATCCTTCATCGGTCCACACCGGACAAAGATACCCTTGATTTTTTTCATAAAATGCAATTTCCCAATCTCCTTGATAATTCACGAAGAACCCCGGTACTCCTTCCAGTCTACATCCCCGTTTGATCAGTTTTCTCGCTATCGCAACAGATTCTTCAGGACTGGTGCTTTTATAACCCGCATTTTCCATATTTGCAATTTCCTGTTGGGTAAGTCCCCTCTTCAATAAATCCTGCTTATGTCGTGGCAGCAATCGCAACAAAGTTATAAGTTCCCGATACGTATGATCCCGCCTCTCATAATCTGCAGGTTTTGCCAGGGATTCTTTCTGCTTCTTTTTCTGACGATGGATTTCCAGTTTCTTTGCGATCTGTTCTCGTACACCAAAATGCAGTGTCCTTTGGATCTCATGGTATGCTTCTTTATAACGTTCTGTCCCATATAATCCAGTCAAATCCGCATATAACGTCAGCATATTTCCCGCCGCATCACAATGAAAACAATGATAGATATTCGCCATTTCGCCTTCTTTATATACGACAAAATTGCATTTTCCCCTTCTGTCTCCGCAAAACGGACAGACCACATTATACGAAGCCTCATCACCACCAGGAAGTCTCTCAATTCCTAAAATCGTTCCTACATCTGTAATTGTAAATGGTGTCATATTCTTTTCCCCAAAAGAACATGGTCCCTACAAAGGAACCATGTTCATGCAACTGTTATGCAGCCCTAAGCTCTTCCGATTCACTTTGATAATCCAGAAGTGTTTTTGCCGCTTTTACTAACTCTTTATTCGGACCCTTATACTTATTTACGATCCATTTCATGGTTTCTGTGCCTTTCACTCCGGATTCCAGAACCTGTTCCATCGTTTTTCCTTTGAACACGCCAAAGTCACACACGAATTTCTTCGCTGCTTCTACTTCCGAATCCGATACGTCATCTTCCAGTTCCTCCTGAAGTTCTTCCATAAAATCAGCATCTTCTTCAAATGGAACTTCTTCTGCATTTACCGGGATGAATCCATCCGTATTTTCTGCTTTTTCTACCGATGATGCTTCTTCTGATTCCGGTTTTTCTTCCATTTTCGGTTTGATCGTTTCATCTTTTCCATCAAAGCTCGGTTTATTTTCCGAATGCTTTTCTGCTTTTTCCTGTGG
This genomic window contains:
- a CDS encoding helix-turn-helix transcriptional regulator, translating into MQRPQEPFNCPVEATLSLIGGKYKPLILWHLMDNPLHYMELQRLIPKATAKMLSQQLRDLENDGMVLREVIPEKPPKTIYSLTSFGKSIIPVLEAMCNWGEGYLESLDIQNSCDSSKKQ
- a CDS encoding nitroreductase family protein → MELLETAKKRFSVRSYTDQKVEPEKLNKILEAAHVAPTAANLQPVHLIVAQSDEALAKISMAANIYNAPLAIIVCADHNKAWVRPFDRKQTGDIDASILTDHMMLQATELGLGTVWVCFFKPDVIKKEFQLPDNLEPINILVIGYGKETPADSERHVTTRISMKELVSYDYL
- a CDS encoding ECF transporter S component is translated as MNTKTKKITTIGMLCAITYVVMVIGRIPVILFFKYDPSDVVVTLGGFIWGPMTSCIVSVIVATIEMLTVSDTGILGCIMNIIQTLSFSCTASVIYKKKHTLSGAIIGLASGWLITVIIMLLWNYLVTPLYMGYPREAVAELLFPAILPFNLLKGGLNASITFLLYKPIVTALRKSSYISTVEKEAKQKHAGLFIVAGFIFTTCILIILSMKGII
- a CDS encoding winged helix-turn-helix domain-containing protein; translated protein: MKENLKPMYILTGTVVHGRGIGKHVGTPTANLEIRNNTIFPESGVYAANVLIDRQRYYGITHVGMRPTLDNDNTISIETHILDFDRDIYRCTITVNLYKKLREVKKFNELSLLLEQIRSDRLSVQEFWGLKQINHTLCMDLKSHCVMIDQQEVYLSTNEFEVLYMLYSSPQTTFTKKEIYEKIWNEPTNNHLHAVENTIFQIRKRLKPYCKGQEYIKTVIGYGYKFNSK
- the srtB gene encoding class B sortase yields the protein MRHRGEKMILLLCIAVFGIAAAKLIDIGKEYYVGQKEYEELKAYIKEVPVCQPEKMTGDEPEKETGKEIDFEGLRKINEDLVAWIQIPGIGVDYPVAQGEDNEYYLYHTFQKENNKAGSIFLDYRNHDDFTDRRVILYGHNMKDGSMFSNLKQYQDSVFRKNSSSAYLYLPEKTLHLEITACEKVSMRDDIYALEDDVSCDWPEEVILSTCSSSSDTRLILRCKVTKIQHLTNIK
- a CDS encoding AAA family ATPase, which gives rise to MGEEKKRLPVGLENFEQIIKDNYYYVDKTGLISELLRNGGMVNLFTRPRRFGKTLNMSMLEHFFSIEGDKSIFEGLKISKDTELSEEYMGRYPVIFVSLKGINAGSYDTAFRLTVETIKGAAKKAKVLKTSDKLDDDEKEDYRALLDKDMDEATLFLSLKTLSELLEKHYDSKVILLIDEYDVPLAKAFENGYYDQMVFLIRNLLEQVLKTNNSLKFAVMTGCMRISKESIFTGLNNLKVLSITDERYDEYFGFTDTEVKEMLKYYEIEDHYEEIKSWYDGYRFGSTEVYCPWDVLNYCDKIKDHADSFPENYWINTSSNDAVKKFIQMSDNVTTKREIENLLAGEEIIKEIHQELVYPEMYQSVENVWSLLFMTGYLTQRGRVDAKRYKLAIPNLEIRDIFETQIMEYFKESVAKDGDTLSRFCDALKNGEETKVGEIFESYLKKTISIRDTFVKKASKENFYHGILLGILGVKEEWYVSSNQESGEGYSDILVETENSETVILIEVKYANDGNLDQACERALQQIEEKKYDEELRENGVDKILKYGIACYMKRCKVKLADS